The following proteins are co-located in the Vigna angularis cultivar LongXiaoDou No.4 chromosome 2, ASM1680809v1, whole genome shotgun sequence genome:
- the LOC108328360 gene encoding transcription factor HY5-like isoform X1 — protein sequence MSLPTLVDTKENTTNTTFPKLKIKDGGTPSSSGAPSSSRNSFPPITHNTEDSDEDVFTVPDVETAASVDCAGRNPCSSNVNESNSTDPQIHYCGFPGKRRQGRNPVDKEHRRHKRLLRNRVSAQQARERKKVYVNDLESRALELEEKNTNLEGQISTLINENTMLRKVLMNTRAKVDHNNEA from the exons ATGTCTCTTCCAACACTCGTAGATACTAAGGAAAACACCACCAACACTACTTTCCCTAAACTCAAGATCAAAGATGGAGGAACACCCTCTTCTTCAGGAGCTCCTTCTTCTTCACGCAACTCTTTCCCTCCCATAACACATAACACAG AAGATAGCGATGAAGACGTGTTCACTGTTCCAGATGTGGAAACTGCAGCAAGTGTAGATTGTGCAGGAAGAAATCCATGTAGCAGTAATGTTAATGAAAGTAACTCGACAGATCCACAGATACATTATTGTGGTTTCCCTGGAAAACGGCGTCAGGGAAGAAACCCTGTCGACAAAGAGCATAGACGCCACAAACG GTTGTTAAGGAACAGGGTTTCTGCTCAACAAGCTCGTGAAAGGAAAAAGGTTTACGTAAATGACTTGGAATCAAGAGCTCTGGagttggaagagaagaatacCAATTTAGAAGGGCAAATTTCAACGTTGATCAATGAAAACACCATGCTGCGAAAG GTTCTCATGAACACCAGGGCCAAAGTTGACCACAACAATGAAGCGTAG
- the LOC108328360 gene encoding transcription factor HY5-like isoform X2 has protein sequence MSLPTLVDTKENTTNTTFPKLKIKDGGTPSSSGAPSSSRNSFPPITHNTEDSDEDVFTVPDVETAASVDCAGRNPCSSNVNESNSTDPQIHYCGFPGKRRQGRNPVDKEHRRHKRALELEEKNTNLEGQISTLINENTMLRKVLMNTRAKVDHNNEA, from the exons ATGTCTCTTCCAACACTCGTAGATACTAAGGAAAACACCACCAACACTACTTTCCCTAAACTCAAGATCAAAGATGGAGGAACACCCTCTTCTTCAGGAGCTCCTTCTTCTTCACGCAACTCTTTCCCTCCCATAACACATAACACAG AAGATAGCGATGAAGACGTGTTCACTGTTCCAGATGTGGAAACTGCAGCAAGTGTAGATTGTGCAGGAAGAAATCCATGTAGCAGTAATGTTAATGAAAGTAACTCGACAGATCCACAGATACATTATTGTGGTTTCCCTGGAAAACGGCGTCAGGGAAGAAACCCTGTCGACAAAGAGCATAGACGCCACAAACG AGCTCTGGagttggaagagaagaatacCAATTTAGAAGGGCAAATTTCAACGTTGATCAATGAAAACACCATGCTGCGAAAG GTTCTCATGAACACCAGGGCCAAAGTTGACCACAACAATGAAGCGTAG
- the LOC108329390 gene encoding uncharacterized protein LOC108329390, with amino-acid sequence MWAASCLASCCAACACDACRTVVSGISRRSARIAYCGLFAFSLIVAWILREVAAPLMESLPWINHFSHTPSREWFETDAVLRVSLGNFLFFTILAVLMIGVKTQRDPRDSMHHGGWMMKIICWFILVIFMFFVPNEIISFYETISKFGSGMFLLVQVMLLLDFVHGWNDKWVGFDEQFWYVALFVVSLVCYVATFAFSGVLYHLFTPSGQDCGLNVFFITMTLILAFVFAIVALHPAVNGSVLPASVISLYCTYLCYSALASEPRDYECNGLHKHSKAVSTGTLTLGLLTTVLSVVYSAVRAGSSAAVLSPPSSPRAGKPLLPLDAREEEEEKAKPVSYSYAFFHLIFSLASMYSAMLLTGWSTSVGESGKLVDVGWPSVWVRIVTSWATALLYIWSLLARIMFPEREF; translated from the exons ATGTGGGCAGCTTCTTGCCTTGCGTCATGCTGCGCGGCGTGCGCATGCGACGCGTGCAGGACCGTCGTTTCGGGAATCAGCCGTCGTTCCGCGCGGATCGCTTACTGCGGCCTCTTCGCCTTCTCCCTCATCGTGGCTTGGATCCTCCGCGAGGTCGCGGCTCCTCTCATGGAGTCTCTTCCAT GGATTAATCACTTCAGCCACACTCCTAGCAGAGAATGGTTTGAAACGGATGCAGTTTTGCGGGTTAGCTTGGggaattttctgtttttcactATTCTAGCGGTTTTGATGATTGGTGTAAAAACCCAGAGGGATCCTCGGGATAGTATGCACCATGGAGGTTGGATGATGAAAATTATCTGCTGGTTCATTCTGGTAATCTTTATGTTTTTCGTTCCAAACGAGATCATCAGCTTCTATG AAACAATATCGAAGTTTGGCTCAGGCATGTTTCTTCTTGTTCAAGTCATGCTCTTGTTAGATTTTGTTCATGGATGGAATGACAAATGGGTTGGATTTGATGAACAATTCTG GTACGTTGCTCTATTTGTTGTTTCACTAGTTTGTTATGTGGCAACATTTGCATTTTCGGGTGTTCTCTATCACCTCTTCACACCATCTGGACAAGACTGTGGCCTCAACGTCTTTTTCATTACCATGACCCTGATTCTCGCATTTGTTTTTGCCATAGTGGCTTTGCATCCTGca GTAAACGGAAGTGTTTTGCCTGCTTCAGTAATATCGTTGTACTGCACTTATCTTTGCTATAGTGCACTGGCTAGTGAGCCAAGAGATTACGAGTGCAATGGTCTTCACAAACACTCCAAAGCTGTTTCCACTGGCACCCTTACATTGGGTTTACTCACAACTGTTCTATCTGTTGTTTATTCTGCTGTGCGTGCTGGATCTTCTGCTGCAGTACTTTCCCCCCCTAGCTCCCCTCGAGCtg GAAAGCCTCTGCTTCCACTAGATGCAagggaggaagaagaggagaaagCAAAGCCAGTTTCATATTCATATGCCTTCTTCCACTTGATCTTCTCTCTTGCAAGCATGTATTCTGCAATGCTTCTGACAGGTTGGTCAACATCTGTGGGAGAGAGTGGGAAGTTGGTTGACGTGGGATGGCCTTCTGTGTGGGTTCGGATTGTCACTTCCTGGGCAACTGCTCTGCTGTACATATGGTCTCTCTTAGCTCGTATCATGTTCCCAGAGAGGGAGTTCTGA